In the genome of Notamacropus eugenii isolate mMacEug1 chromosome 5, mMacEug1.pri_v2, whole genome shotgun sequence, one region contains:
- the UBE2S gene encoding ubiquitin-conjugating enzyme E2 S, which yields MAAVCRRLPPPLRRGPQRSGLAHAPELPRARVRDTAPLLPQGPRDGPGSNRPIGGARSPLRFDQPLPPPIHSRSSASFRAGTASHDLIGLSSLGDGLAPPPAPGPHWPTPAPPAGGRVPNGLRARGHEAAPGCACRRAHARRRTDVLTSLGRRGGSVLAHIKRRRCARGGLSAAGLLRGAGGWSRERARRRRLRRRTAGTGEARGGGGGRAGSRRRPRRKRRNRSPVYRAPGGGGPLPRLPQSRRPPRGGGLGEAAPGPGDMNSNVENLPPHIIRLVYKEVTTLTSDPPDGIKVFPNEEDLTDLQVTIEGPEGTPYAGGLFRMKLLLGKDFPAAPPKGFFLTKIFHPNVGANGEICVNVLKRDWTAELGIRHVLLTIKCLLIHPNPESALNEEAGRLLLEDYEEYAARARLLTEIHGGAGGPGAMRAARGGPGGAEAGPAEAGASSSSPPGPGAEGPMAKKHAGERDKKQAAKKKTDKKRALRRL from the exons ATGGCGGCTGTGTGCCGGCGCCTCCCGCCCCCACTCCGCAGAGGGCCACAACGAAGCGG TCTCGCGCACGCCCCCGAGCTACCGAGAGCGCGCGTACGAGACACCGCCCCTCTCCTCCCGCAGGGGCCGCGTGACGGGCCGGGTTCAAACCGCCCAATCGGTGGCGCCCGCTCCCCGCTCCGTTTTGATCAGCCCCTGCCTCCTCCCATCCATTCCCGTTCCTCGGCCAGCTTCCGTGCGGGAACCGCCTCCCACGATCTCATTGGCCTTTCATCCCTCGGGGACGGCCTTGCTCCGCCCCCGGCCCCCGGGCCTCATTGGCCGACCCCAGCCCCTCCGGCCGGCGGTCGCGTTCCCAACGGTCTGCGGGCGCGCGGACACGAGGCCGCGCCTGGGTGCGCGTGCAGGCGAGCGCACGCACGCCGTAGAACGGACGTGCTCACGTCGTTGGGGCGGAGGGGGGGGAGTGTCCTGGCGCATATAAAAAGGCGCCGCTGCGCGCGCGGCGGACTCAGTGCGGCGGGGCTGCTGAGGGGGGCGGGCGGGTGGTCGCGGGAGCGtgcgcggcggcggcggctgcggcgCAGGACAGCAGGAACAGGAGAGGCCCGCGGCGGTGGTGGGGGTCGGGCCGGGTCGAGGAGGCGGCCGCGGCGGAAGAGAAGGAATCGGAGCCCGGTGTACCGGGCACCAGGGGGAGGCGGCCCCCTCCCCCGACTCCCCCAATCCCGGAGGCCGCCCCGAGGAGGGGGCTTGGGGGAAGCCGCCCCCGGCCCCGGCGACATG AACTCCAACGTGGAGAACCTGCCCCCCCACATCATCCGCCTGGTCTACAAGGAAGTCACGACGCTCACCTCGGACCCTCCCGATGGCATCAAGGTCTTCCCCAACGAAGAGGATCTGACGGACCTGCAGGTCACCATCGAGGGCCCAG AGGGTACCCCCTACGCAGGAGGCTTGTTCCGCATGAAGCTGCTCCTGGGGAAGGACTTTCCAGCGGCGCCCCCCAAGGGCTTCTTTCTCACCAAGATCTTCCACCCCAACGTGGGAGCTAATGGCGAGATCTGTGTCAACGTGCTCAAAAGAGACTGGACAGCCGAACTGGGTATCCGCCATGTGCTGCTG ACTATCAAGTGCCTTCTGATCCACCCGAACCCTGAGTCGGCACTGAATGAGGAGGCTGGCCGCTTGCTTCTGGAGGACTACGAGGAGTATGCAGCTCGGGCCAGGCTGCTGACCGAGATCCATGGCGGGGCTGGGGGCCCTGGGGCCATGAGGGCAGCCAGAGGTGGGCCTGGGGGAGCTGAGGCTGGTCCAGCTGAGGCAGGGGcctcctcctcatccccaccAGGCCCCGGGGCTGAGGGCCCCATGGCCAAGAAGCATGCTGGGGAGCGGGACAAGAAGCAGGCTGCCAAAAAGAAGACTGACAAGAAGCGGGCTCTGCGAAGGCTGTAG
- the RPL28 gene encoding large ribosomal subunit protein eL28, with amino-acid sequence MKGSAPPPGGPFPSPGAAASAAPAAAMSAHLQWMVLRNCSSFLIKRNKQTYSTEPNNLKARNSFRYNGLIHRKTVGIEPAADGKGIVVVLKRRAGQRKPATSYVRTAINKNARATLNSVRHIIRKNKYRKDLRMAALRRASAILRSQKPVVVKKKRTRPPKST; translated from the exons ATGAAAGGCTCCGCCCCGCCTCCGGGAGGGCCCTTTCCGTCTCCGGGAGCCGCCGCGAGTGCAG CCCCCGCCGCCGCCATGTCGGCCCACCTGCAGTGGATGGTCCTTCGGAACTGCTCCAGCTTCCTCATCAAGCGCAACAAGCAGACGTACAGCACCGAGCCCAACAACCTCAAGGCCCGGAACTCGTTCCGCTATAACGGGCTGATCCACCGGAAGACGGTGGGCATCGAGCCGGCCGCCGACGGCAAGGGCATCGTGGTGGTGCTGAAGCGGAGGGCAG GTcagaggaagcctgccacttccTACGTGAGAACCGCAATCAACAAAAATGCTAGGGCCACACTCAACAGTGTTCGCCACATCATTCGCAAAAATAAATACCGGAAAGATCTGCGCATG GCCGCTCTGCGCCGGGCCAGCGCCATCCTTCGGAGCCAGAAGCCAGTGGTGGTGAAGAAGAAACGAACCCGTCCACCCAAGAGCACCTAA
- the TMEM238 gene encoding transmembrane protein 238, with product MATTSSASSPCPGPTSVAPGVPVSAPRASPAASGLGRCRVALLLAVGLDVAGMVALLTGVFAHLQVQGRDFGDLLIYTGALMVFLSLLGWIFWYTGNIEISRQELERDYGRRPGTLARLAHKLSRRWSAQSGPGRGAGARGGRQGTPKQQAQTSRRVRLQLSPLDTSAAGAGME from the coding sequence ATGGCCACcacctcctctgcctcctccccgTGCCCGGGGCCTACTTCGGTGGCTCCGGGTGTCCCAGTTTCTGCTCCCCGGGCATCTCCAGCCGCTTCAGGCCTGGGCCGCTGCCGGGTGGCCCTGCTGCTGGCCGTGGGCCTCGACGTGGCTGGGATGGTGGCCTTGCTGACGGGTGTTTTTGCCCACCTCCAGGTCCAAGGCCGGGACTTTGGAGACCTGCTTATCTACACAGGGGCCCTCATGGTCTTCCTCAGTTTGCTTGGCTGGATCTTCTGGTACACAGGCAACATTGAGATCTCCCGCCAGGAGCTGGAAAGGGACTATGGTCGCAGGCCAGGCACTCTGGCCCGGCTGGCCCACAAGCTGTCCAGGCGCTGGTCTGCCCAGTCTGGCCCAGGTAGAGGGGCCGGGGCCCGAGGGGGACGCCAAGGCACCCCCAAGCAGCAGGCCCAGACTTCCCGTCGTGTCCGACTGCAACTGAGTCCGCTGGACACCTCGGCAGCAGGAGCAGGGATGGAATGA